The genomic interval CTCGCCGTCCAGCGGCTCTCCCGGGCGGAGTTGGACGACTTCGACCCGCTCGTGGACGCCGTCCCCGAGACGTTCGTCGGGCACGACATCACGGTGGAGGCGACGCGGGAGTACGAGTTCTCCCTGCTGGGCGAAACGTTTAGTGTGGAGCCGGGCGTGGTGTCGCTACCTGAGTACGCGGGCATCTTCCTGATGGCTCGCGGGTGGGCGGAGAAAGGCCAAGAATGAACTTAGAAGACCTCCGCGCGGTGCGCTCGCGCGAACGCGCCTCGGACAGCCTCCAGGATCTCCGCGACTCCTTCTACGAGGAGGTCGCGGACTACATTCAGTCGCGGAAGGACGAGCGCGAGCGGGCGGCCGAGGCGGCCGACGACCCCTTCTCCTCCGGGGAGGTGCAGACGCTCACCGACGAGATAGAGACGGCGGAGCAGGTCGCGGAAGCCATCTACGAGCGCCGGATGGGGAAGCTCGTGAAGCAGGCGAGCCTCGCGGCCGCGGGCATGACGGGCGACACGGAGGGGTTGACGAACGAGGAGCGCCGGCTGTACGACGACCTCGTCGCGCGCATCGAGGAGAACAAGTCTCACGTCCTCGACGTGCTCGCCGGCGAGGCCGACGCGCGCGAGGAACCCGCGTCCGCGAGCGGCGACGCGACTCCCGACCCCATCGACGCGTCCCACGCGAACCCCGACCCGGGCGACGGCCCCGAACCCGACCGGGACGCGGCCGATACCGGCGAGCCGACGCCGTCCCCGGAGCCGGATGAGTCGAGCGCCGCGGCGGCGATGGGCGGCGGTCTCGACGCGCCCGAGGAGTCGCCGTCTCCGGACGGGGCGAGCGGCGACGAAATCGCGGACGGGGACGACGAGGGGGACGCGGGCGCGGAGCGGACGACGGTTCGCATCACGCGGGACGTGGGTGACGTGTTCGGCGTGGACGAACGCCAGTACTCGCTTGAAGCCGAGGACGTGGTCGTGCTCCCGGAGGAGAACGCGAAACCGCTCGTGGAGAAGGACGCCGCGGAAGAACTCTAGAACGTCGTCAGTTCGCCGTCGATGACGCGTTCGGTGATGTCCGTGACGTGTTCGAGGTGGTGGTC from Salarchaeum japonicum carries:
- a CDS encoding DNA replication complex subunit Gins51, with protein sequence MNLEDLRAVRSRERASDSLQDLRDSFYEEVADYIQSRKDERERAAEAADDPFSSGEVQTLTDEIETAEQVAEAIYERRMGKLVKQASLAAAGMTGDTEGLTNEERRLYDDLVARIEENKSHVLDVLAGEADAREEPASASGDATPDPIDASHANPDPGDGPEPDRDAADTGEPTPSPEPDESSAAAAMGGGLDAPEESPSPDGASGDEIADGDDEGDAGAERTTVRITRDVGDVFGVDERQYSLEAEDVVVLPEENAKPLVEKDAAEEL